In Alkalihalobacillus sp. FSL W8-0930, a single window of DNA contains:
- the fhuB gene encoding Fe(3+)-hydroxamate ABC transporter permease FhuB, which produces MSKNKREFEAAKQMGLAASDLQGKKSLRPLILCIGGLAALIVTLFFSLTQGRADVSVSDVVGALFNRQDITEHHLVWSNRFPRAVMGIIAGSALAVAGALMQTVTRNPLASETTLGVNAGAYLAVVAGMIFFPTLQSQFAFPIAVAGGAGAAAAVFALGGGRRSTPIRVALSGMIVTLVLSSITSALIMLNQQTVQGIFLWGSGSLIQNDWSGASFSWPWVAGGILLVCFAARQLDILTLTEETSKSLGQNVALTRFLAMGIAVVIACVSVSIVGPIGFIGLVAPHLVRMMGVSKHIWLLPISAIWGSVVLLLADTIARSFIDSYGELPAGAITAAIGAPWLIWLALRMSKQVKGSKGFSSNMSMSVGGSKRIGSFGLLVSIFTTLMLVVWTLSLTSGSLYIPLTDVWAALIGQGQAIHEKILFDFRLPRLLIAGISGMAIAVSGSLIQNTIRNPLGDPQVIGITSGAGVGALLVIVVFPSLTGIWLPIGAVIGGSVAAAIVYAVSWRRGLDPMILTLVGIAVAAAGAAFINILIVYAKVSVAPALTWMAGSAYGRGWSELRVLVPAVIILFVLAWWQGRKVDLLSFSEESSTGLGLKVKQTRLYVAIIAVLLASIAAANVGAVGFIGLLAPHAARMLVGPHHRQAVVISALIGGLLLAAADWIGVVVLSPKELPAGVVTALIGAPYILYLMYRSAKPKIIK; this is translated from the coding sequence ATGAGTAAGAACAAAAGAGAGTTTGAGGCTGCTAAACAGATGGGACTTGCAGCCTCGGATCTCCAAGGCAAAAAAAGCTTGAGACCGCTAATTTTATGTATTGGTGGTCTTGCTGCTTTAATTGTGACGCTTTTCTTTAGTTTGACACAGGGGAGAGCAGATGTGTCCGTGAGCGATGTAGTCGGAGCTCTGTTTAATCGTCAAGATATAACGGAGCACCATTTAGTGTGGTCCAATCGTTTTCCGAGAGCAGTCATGGGGATTATTGCAGGGTCTGCCCTCGCTGTTGCAGGCGCACTCATGCAGACGGTAACGCGAAATCCCCTTGCATCTGAAACAACACTTGGTGTAAATGCCGGAGCATACTTAGCAGTTGTAGCGGGAATGATCTTCTTTCCTACGCTTCAATCACAATTTGCTTTTCCTATTGCGGTTGCAGGTGGGGCGGGAGCAGCGGCTGCCGTTTTTGCGCTTGGTGGCGGAAGAAGAAGCACACCGATTCGTGTGGCTCTTTCAGGGATGATTGTAACACTTGTTCTTTCTTCCATAACAAGTGCTCTTATCATGCTAAACCAGCAAACCGTCCAAGGCATTTTTCTTTGGGGCTCTGGATCTCTTATCCAAAATGACTGGAGTGGAGCCAGCTTTTCGTGGCCATGGGTTGCCGGTGGGATTCTGCTTGTTTGTTTTGCAGCACGTCAGCTTGATATCTTAACGCTAACGGAAGAAACATCGAAGTCCCTTGGGCAAAATGTAGCACTGACTCGTTTTTTAGCAATGGGTATTGCGGTCGTGATTGCGTGTGTAAGTGTAAGCATTGTGGGACCTATTGGATTCATCGGCCTAGTCGCACCGCATCTTGTACGAATGATGGGTGTCTCAAAGCATATCTGGCTGTTGCCGATTAGTGCAATCTGGGGTTCTGTAGTTCTTCTTTTAGCAGATACGATTGCGAGGAGTTTTATTGATAGTTATGGAGAATTGCCGGCTGGCGCAATTACAGCAGCCATTGGAGCTCCGTGGCTTATCTGGCTTGCTCTGCGCATGTCGAAGCAAGTGAAGGGAAGCAAGGGCTTTAGCTCAAACATGTCCATGAGTGTAGGAGGCTCTAAGCGAATTGGTTCGTTCGGCTTGCTAGTATCGATATTCACTACTCTTATGCTAGTTGTATGGACGCTCAGCTTAACAAGTGGTAGTTTGTACATTCCTCTAACAGATGTATGGGCCGCCTTAATTGGACAAGGACAAGCGATTCACGAGAAAATCCTGTTTGATTTTCGATTACCACGTTTACTCATTGCGGGAATTTCCGGTATGGCGATCGCCGTAAGTGGAAGTCTCATTCAAAACACGATTCGCAATCCATTAGGTGATCCTCAAGTAATTGGGATTACAAGTGGAGCAGGGGTCGGTGCGTTGTTAGTTATTGTTGTGTTCCCGTCGCTCACTGGGATCTGGCTTCCGATCGGAGCGGTAATTGGGGGATCAGTTGCTGCGGCCATTGTCTACGCTGTTTCGTGGCGACGTGGGCTTGATCCAATGATTCTAACATTAGTTGGAATTGCCGTAGCAGCCGCAGGAGCCGCTTTTATTAATATCCTAATTGTCTATGCAAAGGTATCTGTAGCCCCTGCCCTCACCTGGATGGCAGGAAGTGCTTATGGACGTGGTTGGAGTGAGCTTCGTGTGCTAGTGCCAGCCGTGATTATTCTCTTTGTGTTAGCCTGGTGGCAAGGAAGAAAAGTAGACTTACTTTCTTTTAGCGAAGAAAGCTCAACTGGACTTGGATTAAAGGTAAAACAAACAAGGCTGTATGTGGCTATCATTGCTGTGCTACTCGCGTCAATCGCTGCAGCAAATGTTGGAGCAGTCGGATTCATTGGATTACTTGCTCCACATGCTGCAAGAATGCTAGTAGGACCTCATCACCGGCAGGCCGTTGTCATATCTGCGTTAATCGGTGGACTGTTACTTGCAGCAGCTGATTGGATTGGAGTGGTTGTACTTTCACCAAAGGAACTACCTGCAGGTGTTGTAACAGCACTGATAGGGGCACCTTATATCCTGTACCTCATGTACCGGTCAGCGAAGCCTAAGATTATTAAGTAA
- a CDS encoding iron-siderophore ABC transporter substrate-binding protein has translation MNWKKGKWVAGMVATSVVMLAACGNGETDNETTDTNNESDATETRSFEHTRGTADIEGVPERVVVLEWGYVEDFLALGIEPVGVADIEGMQQWVDIGMEMPEGIEDIGMRNTPNLEVITALQPDLIVGLESNVETSYDELNDIAPTLVYDPYPEEGEGTQYDRMIETFNEIATIMDKEEEAKEVLAGIEDMYEDSKQKIEDAGKGGEEFVVAMAYSDQNAVTFRLHDDTSMAAPMIEKMGMVNGFQSSQFERYGFTTADVEALPAIEDVNFFTIIQDSDNVIENQLKDNPIWNGLNFVEEDRIYPLGGDAWPYGGPLSAQVYAEKVVNAITNE, from the coding sequence ATGAATTGGAAAAAAGGTAAATGGGTTGCTGGAATGGTTGCTACATCCGTCGTTATGCTTGCTGCATGCGGCAATGGAGAGACCGATAATGAAACTACTGATACAAATAATGAAAGCGATGCAACAGAAACACGTTCTTTTGAACATACAAGAGGGACAGCCGATATTGAAGGAGTTCCCGAACGAGTTGTTGTACTTGAATGGGGTTATGTTGAAGACTTTTTAGCGCTTGGAATTGAACCTGTTGGTGTTGCTGATATCGAAGGAATGCAGCAATGGGTTGATATCGGTATGGAGATGCCAGAGGGAATAGAAGATATAGGGATGCGTAACACCCCTAACCTTGAAGTAATTACTGCACTTCAGCCTGATTTGATTGTAGGACTCGAGTCTAATGTAGAGACAAGCTATGATGAATTAAACGATATCGCCCCAACTCTTGTCTATGATCCATATCCAGAGGAAGGCGAAGGTACTCAATACGATCGCATGATTGAGACGTTTAATGAGATTGCGACGATCATGGACAAGGAAGAAGAAGCAAAAGAAGTGCTTGCTGGAATCGAAGATATGTATGAAGACTCTAAACAAAAAATTGAAGATGCAGGAAAAGGTGGCGAGGAGTTTGTTGTAGCTATGGCCTATAGTGATCAGAACGCTGTGACCTTCCGTCTTCATGATGATACGTCAATGGCTGCACCTATGATTGAAAAAATGGGAATGGTGAATGGATTCCAATCATCGCAGTTTGAACGATATGGCTTCACAACCGCAGACGTTGAAGCGCTCCCTGCCATTGAAGATGTAAACTTCTTTACGATTATTCAAGATAGCGACAATGTGATTGAAAATCAATTAAAAGACAATCCAATCTGGAACGGGTTAAACTTTGTTGAAGAAGATCGTATTTATCCATTAGGTGGCGATGCGTGGCCATATGGAGGACCTCTCTCTGCTCAGGTTTACGCAGAAAAGGTTGTAAACGCAATTACCAATGAGTAA
- a CDS encoding globin-coupled sensor protein codes for MKLRINKSKPSDQSELDVTVHFQPPNDIKHQLEMIQLSKDDLVHLMRLKEVVCISIDEVTDVFYESIIKQPNLLSIIKQHSTVETLKNTLKKHLLDMFSGVLDDEFVSKRKRIATAHVRIGLESKWYLAAFCNLQTVLFQIIANTDSLPLQQKFNSQIALAKLLSFEQQLVIDSYEVQSQRLKEQELIRRTEMLEQMNQSANELAAISEQTNTSIDSTEGSAHTIDQMAKECAERASIADELCINGRNDMHTQEEQMSLLQRHLSQVNGQAEQLQVTTKDITAIVELVQSIADQTNLLALNASIEAARAGDAGKGFAVVASEVRKLSEETKSATSTIEELVTATTEQVNQVTSGLETIDTAVKQTATLTIQAASSFTRIQESTNLSKQQNAAITDKIAALLNQFKEMKQNAWGVSQAAERLKDMNQE; via the coding sequence TTGAAGCTACGAATAAATAAATCAAAACCATCTGACCAATCAGAACTTGATGTAACCGTTCATTTTCAACCACCAAATGATATTAAACATCAGCTGGAAATGATTCAACTATCTAAAGATGATCTTGTTCATCTAATGAGATTGAAAGAGGTCGTGTGTATCTCTATTGACGAGGTAACCGATGTTTTTTACGAATCAATCATCAAACAACCGAACCTGCTTTCTATTATTAAACAACATTCTACAGTTGAAACATTAAAGAATACGTTAAAAAAGCACCTACTTGATATGTTTTCTGGCGTGTTGGATGACGAATTCGTTAGTAAGAGAAAACGTATTGCCACTGCACATGTTCGTATAGGGCTTGAATCCAAATGGTATCTGGCTGCGTTTTGTAACCTACAAACCGTTCTTTTTCAGATTATAGCAAACACCGACTCATTACCTTTGCAGCAAAAGTTTAATTCTCAAATTGCCTTGGCAAAATTATTAAGCTTTGAACAACAGCTAGTTATAGATTCCTATGAAGTGCAGAGTCAACGACTAAAAGAACAAGAGCTCATTCGACGCACGGAAATGCTTGAACAAATGAATCAATCAGCAAATGAGCTCGCAGCCATATCAGAGCAAACCAATACATCAATCGATTCTACAGAAGGATCTGCACACACGATCGATCAAATGGCAAAAGAATGTGCAGAGCGGGCATCGATTGCAGATGAGCTTTGTATAAATGGACGGAACGATATGCACACTCAAGAAGAGCAGATGTCACTATTACAACGCCATCTTAGCCAAGTAAATGGTCAAGCAGAACAGCTCCAAGTCACAACAAAAGATATCACGGCTATTGTAGAACTTGTTCAAAGTATTGCAGATCAGACAAACCTGCTTGCCTTAAATGCATCAATTGAAGCCGCTAGAGCAGGTGACGCTGGTAAGGGATTTGCAGTGGTTGCCTCAGAGGTTCGCAAGTTATCAGAGGAAACAAAGTCAGCTACTTCCACAATTGAAGAACTAGTAACAGCTACTACTGAGCAGGTGAATCAAGTGACTTCAGGACTTGAAACCATTGATACAGCGGTTAAGCAAACAGCTACTTTAACAATCCAGGCTGCATCTTCCTTCACCAGAATTCAAGAATCAACAAACCTCAGTAAACAGCAGAACGCCGCCATTACAGACAAAATTGCCGCTCTTCTTAACCAATTTAAAGAAATGAAGCAGAATGCATGGGGCGTGTCCCAAGCGGCCGAAAGGTTAAAGGACATGAATCAAGAATAA
- a CDS encoding TRAP transporter large permease, giving the protein MSSIVLTGIVLFAVFFLLIVIGVPISISIGIASLAAGLVIMPFWDALMVITQQFVTGIDSFVLLALVFFTLAGSIMNTGGIALRLINLAKLIGGRMSGSLAHTNVIGNTLFGSISGSAIASAATMGRIMGPMQKKEGYDPSYSAAVNIASAPTGLVIPPSGTPILYSLLTGGTSIGALFIAGYLPGFLMALLVMLVAYIIAKRKKYHVETAVPFSEGMKIVLQALPSLFLIVIVIGGIAAGIFTATEGAAVAVLYSIFLSLCYRSLKFKDIPIILKDTVIFSGIILLLIGASSAMSWVLSYSKIPQAISTALLGVTENGILLLLIMLLLLLVLGTFMDIAPALLIFTPILFPVATSIGIHPVHFGMIMSLGLAIGTTTPPVGTVLFIGSKVGGVSVEKVIKPLLIFYIPMVVALLAVAFIPEISLWLPRLFGLID; this is encoded by the coding sequence ATGAGTAGTATCGTGTTGACTGGAATCGTTCTCTTTGCTGTGTTTTTTCTTTTGATTGTCATCGGTGTACCAATAAGTATAAGTATTGGAATTGCCTCTTTAGCTGCAGGGCTGGTTATTATGCCTTTTTGGGACGCTTTGATGGTTATCACACAGCAATTTGTCACCGGAATTGATAGCTTTGTTTTACTTGCATTAGTGTTCTTTACACTAGCTGGAAGTATCATGAACACAGGAGGAATAGCCCTTCGCCTGATCAATTTGGCCAAGCTTATTGGTGGCCGAATGTCAGGTTCACTAGCCCATACAAATGTAATAGGGAACACATTGTTTGGTTCGATTTCGGGTTCAGCCATTGCATCTGCAGCAACAATGGGTCGAATTATGGGACCAATGCAAAAGAAAGAAGGGTATGATCCTTCCTATTCGGCCGCTGTTAACATTGCATCTGCGCCTACCGGGTTAGTAATTCCACCAAGTGGAACGCCAATTTTGTATTCTCTATTAACAGGTGGGACATCAATAGGTGCTTTATTTATAGCCGGTTACTTACCAGGTTTTTTAATGGCGCTATTAGTTATGCTCGTGGCGTATATTATTGCAAAGCGGAAAAAGTATCATGTAGAAACGGCGGTACCTTTTTCAGAGGGAATGAAAATCGTTTTACAGGCGCTACCTTCTCTATTTTTAATCGTCATTGTTATAGGTGGAATTGCTGCAGGAATTTTCACAGCAACAGAAGGGGCCGCAGTAGCGGTTTTATATTCAATCTTTTTAAGTCTTTGTTACCGCAGTCTAAAATTTAAAGATATCCCTATTATCTTAAAGGATACCGTTATTTTTAGTGGGATCATTCTACTGCTGATAGGGGCATCAAGTGCGATGTCATGGGTTTTGTCTTATTCAAAAATCCCACAAGCGATTTCTACTGCCCTACTGGGTGTGACGGAAAATGGTATCCTGCTTCTGTTAATCATGCTTTTACTATTACTTGTGCTTGGAACCTTTATGGATATCGCTCCAGCACTTCTTATCTTCACACCTATTCTGTTCCCTGTTGCTACATCTATTGGTATACACCCTGTTCATTTTGGGATGATTATGTCACTTGGTTTGGCCATAGGAACCACAACTCCGCCAGTTGGCACAGTACTGTTTATTGGAAGTAAAGTTGGTGGGGTGAGCGTCGAGAAAGTAATTAAGCCGTTACTGATTTTCTATATTCCAATGGTAGTAGCCCTACTGGCAGTTGCCTTTATTCCAGAAATTAGTTTATGGTTACCTCGATTATTTGGGTTGATTGATTAA
- a CDS encoding TRAP transporter small permease, whose amino-acid sequence MERAKQWIDRTIIGIASVLVVFLVAGAIWQVFTRFVLQNPSVFTEEVLRFSLIWVGFLGASYAFGHKEHLALTFLTSKLKKEKKNVSNLVIDGCIIAFVLVVFVIGGMRLVLSTLNQISPVLGLPMGIVYGVLPLAGVLIIFYQIINIKIDAAELEREKREAA is encoded by the coding sequence GTGGAGAGAGCGAAGCAATGGATTGATCGAACGATTATAGGAATTGCAAGTGTGCTTGTTGTGTTTCTGGTAGCAGGAGCCATCTGGCAGGTGTTCACACGATTTGTATTACAAAATCCCAGCGTTTTTACAGAGGAAGTGTTGCGATTTTCACTTATATGGGTTGGGTTCTTAGGTGCAAGCTATGCGTTTGGCCATAAAGAACATCTTGCTTTAACCTTTTTAACGTCAAAGCTTAAGAAGGAAAAAAAGAATGTGTCAAACCTAGTTATTGATGGCTGTATCATTGCTTTTGTATTGGTCGTCTTTGTCATTGGAGGAATGAGACTTGTGCTCTCAACGCTAAATCAAATTTCCCCAGTACTAGGACTGCCAATGGGTATTGTGTATGGAGTGTTACCATTAGCGGGCGTGTTAATCATCTTCTATCAGATCATCAACATTAAGATAGATGCAGCAGAATTGGAAAGAGAAAAGAGGGAAGCCGCATGA
- a CDS encoding TRAP transporter substrate-binding protein translates to MKAVKGLGIGLSVLLIGSASFILPKMIAESADKKTLTIAHIHNDSAPVYQSLEEFAQGVEERAGDRLDLEIFPNGALGDERVMLELVQTGVIDMVKVNAGALESFDPSFSVFSLPYVFSDEDHFERVMDSETVEDMYVSLSDIGLRGLTYFDAGARSFYTANHPIEKPEDLAGLKIRVMTNKTSIDTMKLLGAAPTPLPASEVYTGLQQGVIDGAESSSMALVDANHGEVAKFFSYDEHTRIPDFLIMSEDTWNGLTDEEKNIVKEEARASTVQHNIRWKDMVEEGVVQAEEEMGVTFNEVDQEPFRELVEPLLEESRDNPQVAEILDAFSNLE, encoded by the coding sequence ATGAAAGCAGTCAAAGGCTTGGGCATAGGTTTATCTGTACTCTTAATTGGAAGCGCTTCATTCATTCTTCCGAAAATGATTGCAGAAAGTGCAGATAAGAAAACATTAACCATTGCTCATATCCATAATGACTCTGCACCTGTTTATCAGAGTCTTGAGGAGTTTGCACAGGGTGTCGAAGAGAGAGCTGGAGATCGCCTGGATCTTGAGATCTTTCCAAATGGTGCGTTAGGTGATGAGCGTGTCATGCTTGAACTAGTTCAAACCGGTGTCATCGATATGGTTAAGGTCAATGCAGGAGCACTTGAAAGCTTTGATCCATCTTTTTCGGTGTTTAGCTTGCCGTATGTGTTTAGTGATGAAGATCATTTTGAGCGTGTCATGGATTCTGAAACCGTTGAAGATATGTACGTTAGTCTATCTGATATTGGTTTGAGAGGGTTAACCTACTTTGATGCAGGGGCAAGAAGCTTCTATACGGCAAATCATCCAATTGAAAAGCCTGAGGATTTGGCAGGACTAAAAATTCGAGTGATGACGAATAAAACGTCAATCGATACGATGAAATTACTCGGAGCCGCTCCAACTCCATTACCAGCATCAGAGGTGTATACAGGACTTCAGCAGGGTGTCATTGATGGAGCAGAAAGTAGCTCAATGGCTTTAGTTGATGCGAATCATGGAGAAGTGGCAAAGTTCTTTTCCTACGATGAGCATACACGAATTCCTGATTTCCTGATTATGAGTGAAGACACGTGGAACGGCTTAACAGATGAAGAGAAGAACATTGTAAAAGAAGAAGCTCGAGCTTCAACTGTTCAACATAACATTCGTTGGAAGGACATGGTGGAAGAAGGGGTGGTCCAAGCTGAAGAAGAAATGGGTGTCACATTTAATGAGGTCGACCAGGAGCCATTTAGAGAATTAGTAGAGCCTTTACTAGAAGAGAGTAGAGATAACCCACAGGTGGCAGAAATTTTGGATGCGTTTTCAAATCTAGAGTAG
- a CDS encoding Gfo/Idh/MocA family oxidoreductase: protein MTNGTKAKVVLIGINGYGASYLRWLLEREDATLEGVVEIAAEKSGFFDVLQERSIPIYKTIEAFYENHNAELAIISTPIHLHTKQAVYAMEHGSHVLCEKPLTGDPNDLPIWESVSKDTGKWAAVGFNWSFTESIQALKQDILNGRFGRAIQLKTLVLWPRTEEYFNRSAWAGKKYSPDGTYIMDSIANNATAHFLHNMFYILGDAIETSASVNKVEAELYRVNPIETFDTCAVQMKTTDNVDLLFLASHAVKETEGPIFQYEFEKGSISFSAEDAEPSMRATFKDGTTEDYGNPHVPHIDKLNWCLKAVHETNATPPCDFKTAATHVQVLGEINDQLDHVKEFPEELKRYESSTKLLYAKGVREQLTEAFQKGTISTLFV, encoded by the coding sequence ATGACCAACGGGACTAAAGCAAAGGTTGTATTAATCGGAATAAATGGATATGGGGCGAGTTATCTGCGTTGGTTATTAGAACGTGAGGATGCAACCCTCGAGGGAGTTGTTGAAATTGCTGCTGAGAAGAGTGGCTTCTTTGACGTTCTCCAAGAAAGATCGATACCAATCTATAAAACAATTGAGGCTTTTTATGAGAATCATAACGCAGAGTTAGCGATCATCTCCACGCCCATTCATCTGCATACTAAGCAGGCAGTGTATGCAATGGAGCATGGGAGTCATGTGCTATGCGAGAAGCCATTAACTGGAGATCCGAATGATTTGCCTATCTGGGAATCTGTCTCTAAAGATACAGGAAAGTGGGCTGCGGTCGGTTTTAACTGGTCCTTTACGGAATCCATTCAAGCATTAAAGCAAGACATTCTAAACGGTCGATTTGGCCGTGCCATTCAGCTGAAGACATTAGTGCTTTGGCCACGTACGGAAGAGTACTTTAATCGCTCAGCTTGGGCTGGCAAAAAGTATAGCCCGGATGGTACGTATATCATGGATAGCATTGCGAATAATGCAACCGCTCATTTTCTACACAATATGTTCTATATATTAGGAGATGCAATCGAAACTAGTGCATCCGTGAACAAGGTAGAAGCCGAGTTATATCGTGTAAACCCAATCGAAACCTTTGACACATGCGCCGTTCAAATGAAAACAACAGACAATGTGGATCTGCTGTTCCTAGCCTCTCATGCCGTTAAAGAAACGGAAGGGCCTATTTTTCAATATGAATTCGAAAAGGGCTCAATCAGCTTTAGTGCAGAAGACGCGGAGCCTTCCATGCGAGCGACCTTCAAGGATGGCACAACAGAGGACTATGGAAATCCACATGTCCCTCATATTGATAAATTAAATTGGTGCTTAAAGGCTGTACATGAAACGAATGCAACTCCGCCGTGTGACTTTAAGACAGCAGCTACTCATGTTCAGGTATTAGGAGAGATAAATGACCAGCTTGATCACGTCAAAGAGTTTCCGGAAGAGTTAAAGAGATATGAATCGAGTACAAAGCTACTATATGCCAAAGGAGTTCGTGAGCAATTAACCGAAGCCTTTCAAAAAGGGACGATCTCTACTCTTTTTGTCTAA
- a CDS encoding Gfo/Idh/MocA family oxidoreductase, translated as MGLKETIEEIIQSFEQDRQIDQPFSFSVIGMDHGHIFGMVDGLCRAGATLHHVYDRDKAKQQKLLDKYPTAIAAESIEQVLEDSSDMVATAIIPAERAALGLRVIAQDKHFFSAKAGFTTLDQVKQAREAVGASTKSWSIYFGERLGVESAILAEALVDKGLIGRVYQVTGSGPHRLSKEKRDDWFFDRNKNGGILIDIASHQFDQFLIYTGATDAKVMHSKTANYHHPEFEDWEDFGDATLLGNNGATQYVRVDWFTPDGLAKWGDGRTVLFGTDGYIELRKSLDVGRTSEGNHLYIVDQKEELHVPVEGRVGKPYFYDLIKDCQNGTDQAMTQEHVFRVSELAIEAQEQAVRLTGWEEIK; from the coding sequence ATGGGATTAAAAGAAACGATCGAAGAGATCATTCAGTCATTTGAACAAGACCGTCAAATTGATCAGCCTTTTTCTTTTTCTGTGATAGGAATGGATCACGGACATATCTTTGGTATGGTGGATGGGTTATGCCGTGCAGGCGCAACCCTTCATCATGTGTATGATCGTGATAAAGCGAAGCAACAGAAGCTTCTGGACAAATACCCAACAGCTATAGCTGCCGAATCTATTGAACAGGTATTAGAAGATTCATCGGACATGGTCGCAACAGCTATTATCCCTGCGGAGCGGGCAGCACTTGGTCTGCGAGTCATTGCTCAGGATAAGCACTTCTTTTCTGCGAAAGCAGGTTTTACAACATTAGATCAAGTGAAGCAGGCACGTGAGGCTGTAGGTGCTTCAACAAAGAGCTGGTCAATCTACTTTGGAGAACGTTTAGGAGTGGAATCAGCGATCCTTGCAGAAGCTCTTGTTGACAAGGGCTTGATCGGTCGGGTGTATCAAGTGACTGGATCTGGGCCGCACAGATTAAGTAAGGAAAAAAGAGATGATTGGTTTTTTGATCGAAACAAAAATGGAGGCATCCTCATTGATATTGCAAGCCATCAATTTGATCAATTTCTAATCTATACAGGTGCAACAGATGCAAAAGTTATGCATAGTAAAACAGCTAATTATCATCATCCTGAATTTGAGGATTGGGAAGACTTTGGTGATGCTACATTGCTAGGTAATAATGGAGCCACACAATATGTTCGCGTGGACTGGTTTACGCCTGATGGATTGGCAAAATGGGGAGACGGTCGCACAGTTTTGTTCGGAACCGATGGATATATCGAGCTACGTAAGTCTCTTGATGTTGGGCGTACATCGGAAGGAAATCATTTGTACATCGTTGATCAAAAAGAGGAGCTGCATGTACCGGTAGAAGGACGTGTCGGTAAGCCATACTTCTACGATCTCATCAAGGATTGTCAAAATGGAACAGATCAGGCCATGACGCAAGAGCATGTATTCCGCGTGTCTGAACTTGCAATTGAAGCACAGGAACAAGCCGTGCGTTTAACTGGCTGGGAGGAAATCAAATGA
- a CDS encoding sugar phosphate isomerase/epimerase family protein: MSDKADLSKISLNQITTENWSLKEAIDGCERNEVPWISIWRHKLAEYGVKQTAAHLKQSGIKVSSLCRGGMFPAATSEERAKRIDDNKRAIEEAAEIGTDTLVLVCGPAPDKDLVQARRWVEEGIEAIIPHAEQHGIKLGIEPLHPMYAADRSVVNTLGQANALVQKYQSKQVGVVVDVFHVWWDPELAAQIEAAKGTILGFHVSDWKVPILDMFKGRSMMGDGAIDIYGMRKQVEAAGYHGPIEVEIMNQELWDRPGDEVLKLMKERFVEHV, from the coding sequence ATGAGTGACAAGGCAGACCTCAGTAAAATTAGTTTAAATCAGATTACAACGGAGAACTGGTCGCTTAAAGAAGCAATCGATGGCTGTGAGCGAAACGAGGTACCATGGATTTCGATTTGGCGTCACAAGCTTGCAGAATATGGTGTGAAGCAAACAGCCGCACACCTAAAGCAAAGTGGTATTAAGGTTTCCAGTCTTTGTCGTGGAGGGATGTTCCCAGCAGCAACAAGCGAGGAACGTGCCAAACGGATTGATGATAACAAGCGCGCAATTGAAGAAGCAGCAGAGATTGGAACCGATACTTTAGTTTTAGTATGCGGACCGGCTCCGGATAAGGACCTTGTGCAAGCACGAAGATGGGTAGAAGAAGGAATTGAGGCTATCATTCCTCATGCCGAACAGCATGGTATTAAGCTAGGAATTGAACCATTGCACCCGATGTATGCAGCAGATCGTTCCGTTGTGAATACACTCGGACAGGCGAACGCTCTTGTGCAGAAGTATCAATCAAAACAAGTTGGCGTAGTTGTAGATGTGTTCCACGTTTGGTGGGATCCTGAACTTGCAGCGCAAATCGAAGCAGCAAAAGGTACGATACTGGGCTTCCATGTGTCTGATTGGAAGGTTCCTATTTTAGATATGTTTAAAGGTCGTTCCATGATGGGTGATGGCGCAATTGACATTTATGGCATGCGTAAGCAAGTCGAAGCCGCTGGTTACCATGGACCGATTGAAGTAGAGATTATGAATCAAGAGCTTTGGGACCGTCCGGGGGATGAAGTTCTTAAGCTAATGAAAGAAAGATTTGTAGAACACGTATAA